Proteins from a single region of Palaemon carinicauda isolate YSFRI2023 chromosome 32, ASM3689809v2, whole genome shotgun sequence:
- the LOC137625591 gene encoding uncharacterized protein yields MRGTPVLARLRYLAPDHFETAKQTFTDLQSTLRILGYDQLLSPFPASNHYHSYHLYGSLKCNAKDLNRKLSKAESGYFTFDCKLLAVHLAVRHFPHFLEGMPFIIRTDHMPPMHTFTCQSDTCSAHQCQHLSAVTEYNCTLQQVPGKMNPGGKAPSSNTLAAIHLRENYNAMAEAQRKDLKYQTCRTSCTFLHWADIPLNDSNATLLDCRYLLPCADSGAVPTIHVNVVGPLPTSQGHRYWFIIANRSTRWPVAIPMKTAKSALCTFALLSKWKVSLCITEHITSGMGKTFTSQLWTSLANLLGITLLQTTVYNPAANGMVEPFPRTLQAAFLSHCKDFNWFLSSFPGSYWD; encoded by the exons aTGAGGGGAACCCCAGTGCTTGCCAGACTCAGATATCTGGCACCAGACCATTTTGAaaccgctaaacaaacgttcaccgatCTTCAAAGCACTttaagaattcttgggtatgatcaattattgtcaccatttcctgccagcaatCACTACCACTCTTACCACCTCTACGGCTCCCTCAAGTGCAACgctaaagacctgaa tagaaaactgtccaaggcagaatccggctactttaccttcgactgcaaattgctagcggtgcacttggctgtccgtcactttccccaCTTCTTGgagggtatgcccttcatcattcgcacggaccacatgcctcctATGCACACCTTCACTTGTCAGTCCGACACCTGTTCCGcccatcaatgccaacatctctccgctgtgactgaatacaattgtacccttcagcaggTCCCCGGTAAAATGAATCCTGGTGGTAAAGCCCCGTCAAgtaacacattggccgccattcatctgagagaaaattacaatgccatggcagaagcccaacgaaaagatctaaagtaccaaacatgtaggacatcctgcacattcctccattGGGCGGACATCCCTCTCAACGACTCCAATGCCACACTCCTAGACTGTagataccttctcccatgtgctgacag cggtgcTGTGCCTACaattcacgtcaatgttgtaggtcccctacccacatcacaaggacaccgttactgGTTTATCATCGcaaaccgctccactcgttggcctgtagccattcccatgaaaactgcaaagTCTGCtttatgtacatttgccttactctcaaaATGGAAAGTGAGTCTttgtatcactgagcatattacttccggcATGGGTAAAAcattcacctctcagttgtggacatcactAGCAAATCTTCTGGGAATCACCCTTCTTCAGACAACAGtgtacaaccctgctgccaacggaatggttgaaccttTTCCCCGTACCCTCCAAGCAGCATTtttgtcccactgcaaggacttcaactggtttttatccagcttccctgggtcctactgggactaa